DNA from Leptospira mayottensis 200901116:
ACTTTGAATTTGTCCCGAATACATCGGAGACAAACTTAGATTTTCATGAATAAGTTTGTGAGTCTCGGCGTTCGTGTATGTGATATAACATGGAATCTGTATGCGAGTAATCTTCTCCGTTGAAAAAGAAAAGGGAGATGGATTGGGATCGCCGTCTTGAATTGCAAGCACACTTAAGTCGATCGAGTTCTTATGAATGCGAGGCGGAGTTCCGGTCTTCAATCTTCCCAACTTCAAGTTGTATTTCGCCAAAGACTTAGAAAGACCTTTCACCGTCGGCTCGCACATTCTTCCGTTTTCATTTTGATAGGTTCCGATGTGAACGAGAGAAGATAAGAATGTTCCGGTGGTTAAGATTACGTGGTTCGTATAAATTTCAAAACCTCGGCCGGTCTTTACTCCGATCACTTGATTGTTTTCGATCAGAAGTTCTTCGACCGTGTCTTGACGCATCGAAAGATTCTTTTCCGCTTCGAGAGTATGTTTTACTTTGAGTTGATATTCTTTCTTTTCCGCTTGAGCGCGCGGCGCCCAAACGCTCGGACCTTTAGAAGTGTTGAGCATCTTAAATTGAATTCCTGTGTTATCGATCACCTTGCCCATGATGCCACCGAGTGCATCGACTTCTCTCACCATATGTCCTTTGGCAATACCGCCGATCGCAGGGTTGCAAGACATCTGACCGATCGTATCCAAGTTCATCGTGATAAGAAGAGTTTTCGCTCCTCCTTTCGAAGCGATGTAAGCTGCTTCCGAACCCGCATGACCTGCACCGACAACGACGCAATCAAAACGATTCGGGAAAAAAGATTGGTTCTTGGATTCGATCATCGAGATTCAACTTCCTGAAAATAAATTACTAATTTTAGAATGGGATGTTTCGCAAGTATTGGTCTTTGATTGTAAGATGAATCGACAACAGACCCGATACATTGATTCATGGAATTATATCACTTATCAGGTTCCTGTTCTATGGCAGAATCCATCAAGAAACTATCCTATTTCGAAGGAAAAATCCTTCCTGAATCAGAAGCAAAAATCAGTATTCAAACTCACGCGCTTCAATACGGAACCACTGTCTTCGGCGGGCTCCGTGGTTATTACGACAAGGATACAGATAACATCTATCTCTTTCGGATCTTAGACCATTATCAAAGGCTGATTAACTCGACTCGTATCATGCAGTTGAAGCTCGACAAAACAAAAGAAGAATTGAGAGACATAACCATCGACTTGATTCGTCAGTGCAGTTATAAAGAGAACATTTATCTTCGTCCTTTTGTTTATACGTCGGCGCTACAACTTTCACCACGCTTTCACGACGTCCCGACCGAACTCGCAATTTATATTCTTCAGTTGAACGACTACTTGGATACGAAGCGCGGATTAAAAACAATGGTATCCAGTTGGAGAAGATTCGATGACGCCGTAATTCCAACCTTGTCGAAAGTTTCTGGGGGATATGTAAACTCGGCACTTGCAAAATCGGAAGCGGTTCAAAACGGATTTGATGAAGCGATCTTTTTGGATTCGAGAGGGTTTGTAAGTGAAGGCTCCGCGGAAAATATTTTCTTGGTCCGTGACGGTAAGATCATCACACCGGGAATCAACTCTTCCCTGCTCGAAGGAATCACAAGAAGAAGCGTTCTTCAGATCGCAAAAGATAATGGAATCGAAGTGATCGAAAGGGACATTTCCAGAAGTGAACTTTACATTGCGGACGAGGTTTTCTTTTCGGGAACTGGAGTTCAAATCGCATGGGTTTCTGAAATCGATCACAGAAAAGTCGGGA
Protein-coding regions in this window:
- a CDS encoding branched-chain amino acid transaminase, which gives rise to MAESIKKLSYFEGKILPESEAKISIQTHALQYGTTVFGGLRGYYDKDTDNIYLFRILDHYQRLINSTRIMQLKLDKTKEELRDITIDLIRQCSYKENIYLRPFVYTSALQLSPRFHDVPTELAIYILQLNDYLDTKRGLKTMVSSWRRFDDAVIPTLSKVSGGYVNSALAKSEAVQNGFDEAIFLDSRGFVSEGSAENIFLVRDGKIITPGINSSLLEGITRRSVLQIAKDNGIEVIERDISRSELYIADEVFFSGTGVQIAWVSEIDHRKVGNSEMGPITKKIQSLFFNLVINKEEKYRHWLTPVY